One window of the Chanos chanos chromosome 11, fChaCha1.1, whole genome shotgun sequence genome contains the following:
- the cyp4v2a gene encoding cytochrome P450 4V8, whose product MAITFGVYTFGFLAVSGFVAMLTYITYQLLHSYLQNWIKLKPVPGIGFPYPLIGNALQFKSNAGDFFRQLVGYTNEFRNSPLLKVWIGPIPFLILFHAETIETVLNNPVHMDKAFAYKFLHPWLGTGLLTSTGDKWRRRRKMLTPTFHFSILTEFLEVMNEQAEVLIEKLDKQAGKGPFNCFNHITLCALDIICETAMGKKIYAQSNYDSEYVRCVYKMSDIITRRQRMPWYWPDFVYYYFGEGREHNRSLKVLHSFTESVIYERAEYITYIESDSESDHGMRKRRAFLDMLLKTTDEDGNKLTHQDIQEEVDTFMFEGHDTTAAAMNWTIHLLGAHPDVQSKVQQELQEVFGESERPINTEDLKKLKYLECVIKESLRLFPSVPFFARSICVDTHINGFKVPKGANAIIMTYALHRDPRYFPDPEEFRPERFLPENSVGRHPFAYIPFSAGLRNCIGQRFAVMEEKVVLASILRYFNIEACQKREELRPRGELVLRPEQGIWIKLERRKPRL is encoded by the exons ATGGCGATCACGTTTGGGGTCTACACGTTCGGCTTCTTGGCCGTGAGTGGTTTTGTTGCCATGCTAACCTACATAACCTACCAGCTGCTGCACAGTTACCTGCAGAACTGGATAAAGCTGAAGCCAGTCCCGGGCATCGGATTCCCTTATCCGCTCATCGGAAACGCGCTACAGTTCAAGTCCAATGCTGGAG ACTTCTTCCGCCAGCTGGTTGGTTACACTAATGAATTTCGTAATTCTCCTCTGCTGAAGGTGTGGATTGGTCCAATTCCCTTCCTAATCCTCTTTCATGCTGAAACAATCGAG ACAGTACTGAACAATCCCGTTCACATGGACAAGGCCTTTGCCTACAAATTTCTGCATCCCTGGCTCGGGACAGGTCTTCTGACCAG CACGGGGGACAAGTGGCGTCGCAGGCGTAAGATGCTCACCCCCACCTTCCATTTCTCCATCCTGACGGAGTTCCTGGAGGTGATGAACGAGCAGGCGGAGGTTCTCATTGAGAAACTGGACAAACAGGCGGGAAAAGGCCCCTTCAACTGTTTCAACCACATCACTCTGTGTGCCCTTGACATcatctgtg AAACTGCCATGGGAAAGAAAATCTATGCTCAAAGCAACTATGACTCTGAGTACGTCCGCTGTGTTTACAA GATGAGTGACATCATCACAAGAAGGCAGAGGATGCCATGGTACTGGCCCGATTTTGTCTACTACTACTTTGGAGAGGGCCGTGAGCACAACAGAAGCCTCAAAGTCCTGCACTCTTTCACTGAGAGC GTGATCTATGAGCGGGCAGAGTACATCACCTACATTGAGTCAGACAGCGAATCAGATCACGGCATGAGGAAGAGGCGGGCCTTCCTGGACATGCTGCTGAAGACCACCGATGAGGATGGGAACAAGCTGACCCATCAAGACATTCAGGAGGAAGTGGACACTTTCATGTTTGAG GGTCATGACACTACAGCGGCGGCCATGAACTGGACCATCCACCTTCTGGGCGCTCACCCAGATGTCCAGAGCAAAGTCCAGCAGGAGCTACAGGAAGTGTTTG gtgAGTCAGAGAGGCCCATAAACACAGAGGATCTGAAGAAGCTTAAGTATCTGGAGTGTGTCATTAAGGAGTCTCTCAGGCTCTTCCCCTCTGTGCCTTTCTTCGCTCGCAGCATCTGCGTcgacacacacatca ATGGCTTTAAGGTGCCTAAAGGAGCCAATGCCATCATCATGACCTACGCCCTGCACCGCGACCCCCGATACTTCCCCGACCCGGAGGAGTTCCGTCCCGAGCGCTTCCTGCCGGAGAACTCCGTGGGCCGACACCCATTCGCCTACATCCCGTTCTCGGCCGGCCTCCGCAACTGCATCg gccaACGTTTTGCTGTGATGGAGGAGAAGGTGGTCTTGGCGTCTATTCTGCGCTACTTTAACATTGAGGCATGTCAGAAGAGGGAGGAGCTTCGCCCACGCGGGGAGCTGGTGCTCCGCCCAGAACAGGGCATCTGGATCAAACTGGAGAGAAGAAAGCCACGCTTATAA